From Panthera tigris isolate Pti1 chromosome D3, P.tigris_Pti1_mat1.1, whole genome shotgun sequence, one genomic window encodes:
- the NDUFV2 gene encoding NADH dehydrogenase [ubiquinone] flavoprotein 2, mitochondrial, with the protein MFFSAALRAKAAGLIAQWGRHIRNLHKTAVQNGAGGALFVHRDTPENNPDTPFDFTPENYKRIEAIVGNYPEGHKAAAVLPVLDLAQRQNGWLPISAMNKVAEVLQVPPMRVYEVATFYTMYNRKPVGKYHIQVCTTTPCMLRNSDSILEAIQKKLGIKVGETTPDKLFTLIEVECLGACVNAPMVQINDNYYEDLTPKDIEEIIDELKAGKIPKPGPRSGRFSCEPAGGLTSLTEPPKGPGFGVQAGL; encoded by the exons ATGTTCTTCTCCGCGGCGCTCCGGGCCAAGGCGGCAGGCCTCATCGCCCAGTGG GGAAGACATATAAGGAATTTACATAAGACAGCTGTGCAAAATGGAGCTGGAGGAGCCTTATTTGTT cACAGAGATACTCCTGAGAATAACCCGGATACTCCATTTGATTTCACACCAGAAAACTATAAG AGGATAGAGGCAATTGTAGGAAACTATCCAGAAGGACATAAAGCAGCAGCTGTGCTTCCAGTCCTGGATTTAGCCCAAAGACAGAATGGATGGCTGCCCATCTCTGCCATGAACAAG gTTGCGGAAGTTTTACAAGTACCTCCAATGAGAGTATATGAAGTAGCAACTTTTTATACGATGTATAATCGAAAGCCAGTTGGAAAGTATCACATTCAGGTCTGCACTACTACACCTTGCATGCTTCGAAACTCTGACAGCATACTGGAGGCCATTCAGAAAAAGCTTG gaataaagGTTGGGGAGACGACACCTGATAAACTTTTCACTCTTATAGAGGTGGAATGTTTAGGGGCCTGTGTAAATGCACCAATGGTTCAAATAAATGACAACTACTAT gaggATCTGACACCTAAGGATATTGAAGAAATTATTGATGAGCTCAAAGCTGGCAAAATTCCAAAACCTGGGCCAAg GAGTGGACGCTTCTCTTGTGAGCCAGCTGGAGGTCTTACCTctttgactgaaccacccaaaggACCTGGCTTTGGTGTGCAAGCAGgactttaa